From the genome of Glycine max cultivar Williams 82 chromosome 2, Glycine_max_v4.0, whole genome shotgun sequence, one region includes:
- the LOC100806776 gene encoding ubiquitin domain-containing protein DSK2a, whose product MGGDSAVEESEGVNVNINVRCSNGSKFSVQIAVDSTVSSFKDAAACSCDIPAEQQRLIYKGRILKDDQTLRSYGLEADHTVHLVRGSALANPTGGTNTSSTDTNTNTNIPTDNARVAGANEGEGLGGLGFGASLFPGLGVNGTGGNGLFGEGFPDLEQMQQPFISNPNLVREIMNSPTMQNLINNPEIVRNLIMNNPQMQELMDRNPELAHILNDPSTLRQTLEATRNPEIMREMMRNTDRAMSNIESSPEGFNMLRRMYENIQEPFLNATTMAGNTGNNNAAVSGTHGGHARDPSTNPSTTSSEATAGSPLPNTNPLPNPWSSTGTGGAQNNSRRSLTTGVDARQQGPTGLGGHGLPDLESMLGGSAMPDPALLTQLMQNPAISQMMQSMLSNPQTLNQILGANTEQRGMPDLNSLREVMQNPEFLRLFSSPETLQQLLSFQQTLMSQLGQQQSTWESGQTGGGTGPMNNLGLEMLSSMFGGLGAGSLAVPNRSNEPPEQLYASQLSQLQEMGFFDSQENIRALIATSGNVHAAVERLLGNSGQ is encoded by the exons ATGGGAGGTGACAGTGCCGTTGAGGAATCCGAAGGGGTCAACGTCAACATCAACGTTCGCTGCTCCAACGGTTCCAAGTTTTCCGTTCAGATTGCCGTCGATTCCACCGTCAGTTCCTTCAAAGATGCCGCCGCTTGCAGCTGCGACATCCCTGCCGAGCAACAACGCCTCATATACAAGGGTCGCATCTTGAAGGATGATCAAACCCTCCGAAGCTACG GTTTGGAGGCAGATCACACTGTCCATTTGGTTCGTGGCTCTGCTCTTGCCAATCCAACTGGTGGGACTAATACTAGTAGCACCGATACCAATACCAATACCAATATCCCAACAGATAATGCTAGAGTTGCTGGTGCGAATGAAGGTGAGGGTTTGGGAGGGCTTGGTTTTGGAGCTTCACTATTCCCTGGACTAGGTGTCAATGGGACTGGGGGCAATGGTTTATTTGGCGAGGGATTTCCTGATCTTGAACAGATGCAGCAACCATTTATTTCAAATCCCAATTTAGTGAGAGAAATAATGAATTCACCCACCATGCAGAATCTAATAAATAATCCTGAAATAGTGCGGAATCTTATAATGAATAATCCGCAAATGCAAGAGCTCATGGATCGAAACCCGGAGCTAGCACACATACTTAATGATCCCAGCACTCTTCGCCAGACCCTTGAAGCTACAAGGAACCCTGAGATCATGCGTGAAATGATGAGAAATACAGACAGAGCAATGAGCAACATTGAATCTTCTCCTGAGGGATTCAACATGCTGAGGCGCATGTATGAAAATATTCAAGAACCATTTTTGAATGCCACTACAATGGCTGGTAATACAGGAAATAATAATGCAGCAGTTTCAGGGACTCATGGTGGCCATGCAAGGGACCCCTCAACTAATCCCTCCACCACTAGTTCTGAAGCAACTGCTGGTTCTCCTTTACCCAATACTAACCCGCTTCCAAATCCTTGGTCCTCTACGGGAA CCGGAGGGGCTCAAAATAACAGCAGAAGGTCGTTGACTACTGGTGTGGATGCCAGACAGCAAGGACCTACTGGCTTAGGAGGGCATGGTCTGCCAGACCTTGAAAGCATGCTGGGTGGTAGTGCTATGCCAGATCCTGCTTTATTGACCCAGCTAATGCAAAATCCAGCTATCTCACAAATGATGCAAAGTATGCTTTCCAACCCACAAACATTGAATCAG ATTCTTGGTGCTAATACTGAGCAGCGTGGCATGCCTGATTTAAATTCTCTTAGAGAAGTAATGCAAAATCCAGAATTCCTTCGTTTGTTTTCTTCACCTGAGACATTGCAG CAACTCTTGTCTTTCCAGCAAACTCTTATGTCTCAGCTTGGCCAGCAACAATCAACATG GGAATCTGGTCAAACTGGCGGAGGCACTG GACCAATGAACAACTTGGGATTGGAGATGTTATCGAGCATGTTTGGTGGACTTGGAGCTGGTAGCCTAGCTGTTCCAAATAGATCAAATG AGCCACCGGAGCAGCTGTATGCCTCCCAACTTTCACAGCTTCAAGAGATGGGATTCTTTGATTCACAAGAGAACATTAGAGCCCTTATTGCCACTTCAGGTAATGTTCATGCCGCAGTTGAACGGCTATTGGGGAACTCTGGTCAGTAG
- the LOC100812128 gene encoding disease resistance protein RUN1 isoform X2 produces the protein MASSSSCHVTEIKHDVFISFRGTDVRKGLLSHLKTELRRRQIDAYVDERLDRGDEISSSLLRAIEESQISLVIFSKDYASSQWCLEELAKMIESMEINKQIVLPVFFNVDPSHVRHQCGDYGDALAKHEEKLKENMLKVKTWRSAMKKAADLSGFHYPTNFEDESDLVHGIVEDIWEKLSKFCPRESNGLVGIDQNIARIQSLLLMESSEVLFVGIWGMGGIGKTTIARAVFDKFSSQYDGLCFLNVKEELEQHGLSLLREKLISELFEGEGLHTSGTSKARFLNSSIRRMGRKKVLVVLDDVNTSEQIKDLVGEPTCFGAGSRVIITSRDQNVLTSGGVHQIHEVKEMDSRDSLKLFCLNAFNESQPKMGYEKLTEEVVKIAQGIPLALRVLGADFRSRSTIDMWESALSKIKKYPNKKIQSVLRFSFDGLEELEKKAFLDIAFFFEEDSKDYVITQLDAWGFYGAVGIEVLQRKALITISKDNRIQMHDLTRQMGCEIVRQESITNPGRRSRLRDSEEVYNGTDEVEAMQIDVSQAIDLRLELSTFKKFSNFKKMPRLRFLKFYLPLDPETERSLMPPSHDGNFWYLGCQVPLLLSVGCKELMTVASEIHVKCVYYHFIDGCSDPSRLNELLETSTNFGCYAVETLLRLSMTLNASTGHLRNLESTDMLDQQFLTMPDELICLRSTYYVKLYEKTTGQDTKLHILFDGFRFYERVSARELDKAAGVRGGMMLILYCTAALFLFQLLERPRQGWGTLRKGLLWIGIVALITYLLMRT, from the exons ATGGCATCCTCATCTTCTTGTCATGTTACTGAAATAAAACATGATGTCTTTATCAGCTTTAGAGGTACAGACGTCCGCAAAGGTCTGCTTAGCCATTTGAAAACCGAATTGCGCCGCAGACAGATTGATGCCTATGTGGATGAGAGACTTGACAGAGGAGATGAAATATCATCCTCACTTCTCAGAGCAATTGAAGAATCACAAATTTCATTGGTCATATTCTCAAAAGACTATGCTTCATCACAGTGGTGCTTGGAAGAGCTTGCCAAAATGATTGAATccatggaaataaataaacagaTTGTACTACCTGTTTTCTTCAATGTAGATCCATCACATGTGCGGCACCAATGTGGAGATTATGGAGATGCTTTAGCTAAACATGAAGAAAAACTCAAGGAAAACATGCTCAAGGTAAAGACCTGGAGATCTGCTATGAAAAAAGCGGCTGATTTATCAGGGTTTCATTACCCAACCAATTTTga GGATGAATCAGATCTTGTCCATGGAATCGTCGAAGACATTTGGGAAAAATTGAGCAAGTTTTGCCCACGTGAATCAAATGGTCTTGTTGGAATTGATCAAAACATTGCACGGATTCAGTCCTTATTGTTAATGGAATCAAGTGAAGTTCTTTTTGTTGGAATTTGGGGCATGGGTGGCATAGGTAAGACAACCATTGCCCGTGctgtttttgataaattttcttCTCAATACGATGGTTTATGCTTCTTGAATGTAAAAGAAGAGTTGGAACAACATGGATTGAGTCTTTTACGAGAGAAACTTATATCTGAACTATTTGAGGGAGAAGGACTCCATACAAGTGGCACAAGCAAAGCAAGATTCTTGAATTCTTCTATCAGAAGGATGGGTCGGAAAAAAGTTCTGGTTGTGCTCGATGATGTAAATACTTCTGAACAAATAAAAGATCTTGTTGGCGAACCAACTTGCTTTGGTGCAGGGAGTAGAGTGATCATAACAAGTAGAGATCAGAATGTGCTTACGAGTGGGGGTGTTCACCAAATTCATGAGGTCAAGGAAATGGACTCGCGAGATTCCCTCAAACTCTTTTGCTTAAATGCCTTCAATGAAAGCCAACCTAAAATGGGATATGAAAAACTAACTGAAGAGGTAGTTAAAATAGCCCAGGGCATTCCTTTAGCTTTAAGAGTTTTAGGTGCAGATTTCCGTTCCAGAAGCACTATAGACATGTGGGAGTCTGCATTAAGCAAAATCAAGAAGTATCCCAACAAGAAAATTCAGAGTGTGTTACGATTCAGTTTTGATGGACTGGAAGAATTAGAGAAAAAGGCATTTCTAGATATTGCATTCTTTTTCGAAGAAGACAGCAAAGACTACGTTATTACGCAACTGGATGCTTGGGGATTTTATGGTGCTGTAGGGATAGAGGTTCTCCAACGAAAAGCTCTGATAACAATTTCAAAAGACAACAGAATACAAATGCATGACTTGACACGACAAATGGGTTGCGAAATAGTTCGTCAAGAATCTATTACCAATCCAGGAAGACGCAGCCGATTGCGGGATAGTGAGGAAGTATACAAT gGAACTGATGAGGTGGAAGCCATGCAAATAGATGTGTCTCAAGCTATAGATTTACGCCTGGAATTAAGCACTTTTAAGAAGTTCTCAAACTTTAAAAAGATGCCTCGTCTAAGATTTCTCAAATTTTATCTCCCACTGGATCCTGAGACTGAGCGTTCATTGATGCCGCCAAGCCACGATGGAAACTTTTGGTATTTAGGATGTCAAGTTCCGTTGCTATTATCTGTAGGATGCAAAGAACTCATGACAGTTGCAAGCGAGATTCACGTAAAATGTGTCTACTACCATTTTATTGATGGCTGCTCAGATCCTTCACGACTGAACGAACTTTTAGAAACATCAACAAACTTTGGATGCTATGCAGTGGAAACATTATTGAGGTTATCCATGACGTTGAACGCATCCACTGGGCACCTCAGGAATCTTGAAAGCACAGATATGCTTGATCAACAATTTTTGACGATGCCTGATGAGCTAATTTGCTTGAGATCTACGTATTATGTTAAGCTTTACGAGAAGACCACGGGACAAGACACCAAGTTACACATTCTATTTGATGGATTTAGGTTTTATGAACGAGTATCTGCCAGGGAGTTGGATAAGGCAGCTGGTGTCCGGGGTGGTATGATGCTGATTCTTTACTGTACAGCTGCTCTCTTTCTATTCCAACTCTTAGAGAGACCCAG GCAGGGTTGGGGGACATTGAGAAAAGGATTGCTCTGGATAGGGATTGTAGCTTTGATCACATATCtgttgatgaggacatga
- the LOC100812128 gene encoding disease resistance protein RUN1 isoform X1: MASSSSCHVTEIKHDVFISFRGTDVRKGLLSHLKTELRRRQIDAYVDERLDRGDEISSSLLRAIEESQISLVIFSKDYASSQWCLEELAKMIESMEINKQIVLPVFFNVDPSHVRHQCGDYGDALAKHEEKLKENMLKVKTWRSAMKKAADLSGFHYPTNFEDESDLVHGIVEDIWEKLSKFCPRESNGLVGIDQNIARIQSLLLMESSEVLFVGIWGMGGIGKTTIARAVFDKFSSQYDGLCFLNVKEELEQHGLSLLREKLISELFEGEGLHTSGTSKARFLNSSIRRMGRKKVLVVLDDVNTSEQIKDLVGEPTCFGAGSRVIITSRDQNVLTSGGVHQIHEVKEMDSRDSLKLFCLNAFNESQPKMGYEKLTEEVVKIAQGIPLALRVLGADFRSRSTIDMWESALSKIKKYPNKKIQSVLRFSFDGLEELEKKAFLDIAFFFEEDSKDYVITQLDAWGFYGAVGIEVLQRKALITISKDNRIQMHDLTRQMGCEIVRQESITNPGRRSRLRDSEEVYNVLRHEQGTDEVEAMQIDVSQAIDLRLELSTFKKFSNFKKMPRLRFLKFYLPLDPETERSLMPPSHDGNFWYLGCQVPLLLSVGCKELMTVASEIHVKCVYYHFIDGCSDPSRLNELLETSTNFGCYAVETLLRLSMTLNASTGHLRNLESTDMLDQQFLTMPDELICLRSTYYVKLYEKTTGQDTKLHILFDGFRFYERVSARELDKAAGVRGGMMLILYCTAALFLFQLLERPRQGWGTLRKGLLWIGIVALITYLLMRT, encoded by the exons ATGGCATCCTCATCTTCTTGTCATGTTACTGAAATAAAACATGATGTCTTTATCAGCTTTAGAGGTACAGACGTCCGCAAAGGTCTGCTTAGCCATTTGAAAACCGAATTGCGCCGCAGACAGATTGATGCCTATGTGGATGAGAGACTTGACAGAGGAGATGAAATATCATCCTCACTTCTCAGAGCAATTGAAGAATCACAAATTTCATTGGTCATATTCTCAAAAGACTATGCTTCATCACAGTGGTGCTTGGAAGAGCTTGCCAAAATGATTGAATccatggaaataaataaacagaTTGTACTACCTGTTTTCTTCAATGTAGATCCATCACATGTGCGGCACCAATGTGGAGATTATGGAGATGCTTTAGCTAAACATGAAGAAAAACTCAAGGAAAACATGCTCAAGGTAAAGACCTGGAGATCTGCTATGAAAAAAGCGGCTGATTTATCAGGGTTTCATTACCCAACCAATTTTga GGATGAATCAGATCTTGTCCATGGAATCGTCGAAGACATTTGGGAAAAATTGAGCAAGTTTTGCCCACGTGAATCAAATGGTCTTGTTGGAATTGATCAAAACATTGCACGGATTCAGTCCTTATTGTTAATGGAATCAAGTGAAGTTCTTTTTGTTGGAATTTGGGGCATGGGTGGCATAGGTAAGACAACCATTGCCCGTGctgtttttgataaattttcttCTCAATACGATGGTTTATGCTTCTTGAATGTAAAAGAAGAGTTGGAACAACATGGATTGAGTCTTTTACGAGAGAAACTTATATCTGAACTATTTGAGGGAGAAGGACTCCATACAAGTGGCACAAGCAAAGCAAGATTCTTGAATTCTTCTATCAGAAGGATGGGTCGGAAAAAAGTTCTGGTTGTGCTCGATGATGTAAATACTTCTGAACAAATAAAAGATCTTGTTGGCGAACCAACTTGCTTTGGTGCAGGGAGTAGAGTGATCATAACAAGTAGAGATCAGAATGTGCTTACGAGTGGGGGTGTTCACCAAATTCATGAGGTCAAGGAAATGGACTCGCGAGATTCCCTCAAACTCTTTTGCTTAAATGCCTTCAATGAAAGCCAACCTAAAATGGGATATGAAAAACTAACTGAAGAGGTAGTTAAAATAGCCCAGGGCATTCCTTTAGCTTTAAGAGTTTTAGGTGCAGATTTCCGTTCCAGAAGCACTATAGACATGTGGGAGTCTGCATTAAGCAAAATCAAGAAGTATCCCAACAAGAAAATTCAGAGTGTGTTACGATTCAGTTTTGATGGACTGGAAGAATTAGAGAAAAAGGCATTTCTAGATATTGCATTCTTTTTCGAAGAAGACAGCAAAGACTACGTTATTACGCAACTGGATGCTTGGGGATTTTATGGTGCTGTAGGGATAGAGGTTCTCCAACGAAAAGCTCTGATAACAATTTCAAAAGACAACAGAATACAAATGCATGACTTGACACGACAAATGGGTTGCGAAATAGTTCGTCAAGAATCTATTACCAATCCAGGAAGACGCAGCCGATTGCGGGATAGTGAGGAAGTATACAATGTATTGAGACATGAGCAG gGAACTGATGAGGTGGAAGCCATGCAAATAGATGTGTCTCAAGCTATAGATTTACGCCTGGAATTAAGCACTTTTAAGAAGTTCTCAAACTTTAAAAAGATGCCTCGTCTAAGATTTCTCAAATTTTATCTCCCACTGGATCCTGAGACTGAGCGTTCATTGATGCCGCCAAGCCACGATGGAAACTTTTGGTATTTAGGATGTCAAGTTCCGTTGCTATTATCTGTAGGATGCAAAGAACTCATGACAGTTGCAAGCGAGATTCACGTAAAATGTGTCTACTACCATTTTATTGATGGCTGCTCAGATCCTTCACGACTGAACGAACTTTTAGAAACATCAACAAACTTTGGATGCTATGCAGTGGAAACATTATTGAGGTTATCCATGACGTTGAACGCATCCACTGGGCACCTCAGGAATCTTGAAAGCACAGATATGCTTGATCAACAATTTTTGACGATGCCTGATGAGCTAATTTGCTTGAGATCTACGTATTATGTTAAGCTTTACGAGAAGACCACGGGACAAGACACCAAGTTACACATTCTATTTGATGGATTTAGGTTTTATGAACGAGTATCTGCCAGGGAGTTGGATAAGGCAGCTGGTGTCCGGGGTGGTATGATGCTGATTCTTTACTGTACAGCTGCTCTCTTTCTATTCCAACTCTTAGAGAGACCCAG GCAGGGTTGGGGGACATTGAGAAAAGGATTGCTCTGGATAGGGATTGTAGCTTTGATCACATATCtgttgatgaggacatga
- the LOC100812128 gene encoding disease resistance protein RUN1 isoform X3 encodes MASSSSCHVTEIKHDVFISFRGTDVRKGLLSHLKTELRRRQIDAYVDERLDRGDEISSSLLRAIEESQISLVIFSKDYASSQWCLEELAKMIESMEINKQIVLPVFFNVDPSHVRHQCGDYGDALAKHEEKLKENMLKVKTWRSAMKKAADLSGFHYPTNFEDESDLVHGIVEDIWEKLSKFCPRESNGLVGIDQNIARIQSLLLMESSEVLFVGIWGMGGIGKTTIARAVFDKFSSQYDGLCFLNVKEELEQHGLSLLREKLISELFEGEGLHTSGTSKARFLNSSIRRMGRKKVLVVLDDVNTSEQIKDLVGEPTCFGAGSRVIITSRDQNVLTSGGVHQIHEVKEMDSRDSLKLFCLNAFNESQPKMGYEKLTEEVVKIAQGIPLALRVLGADFRSRSTIDMWESALSKIKKYPNKKIQSVLRFSFDGLEELEKKAFLDIAFFFEEDSKDYVITQLDAWGFYGAVGIEVLQRKALITISKDNRIQMHDLTRQMGCEIVRQESITNPGRRSRLRDSEEVYNVLRHEQGTDEVEAMQIDVSQAIDLRLELSTFKKFSNFKKMPRLRFLKFYLPLDPETERSLMPPSHDGNFWYLGCQVPLLLSVGCKELMTVASEIHVKCVYYHFIDGCSDPSRLNELLETSTNFGCYAVETLLRLSMTLNASTGHLRNLESTDMLDQQFLTMPDELICLRSTYYVKLYEKTTGQDTKLHILFDGFRFYERVSARELDKAAGVRGGMMLILYCTAALFLFQLLERPSTNCAGRVGGH; translated from the exons ATGGCATCCTCATCTTCTTGTCATGTTACTGAAATAAAACATGATGTCTTTATCAGCTTTAGAGGTACAGACGTCCGCAAAGGTCTGCTTAGCCATTTGAAAACCGAATTGCGCCGCAGACAGATTGATGCCTATGTGGATGAGAGACTTGACAGAGGAGATGAAATATCATCCTCACTTCTCAGAGCAATTGAAGAATCACAAATTTCATTGGTCATATTCTCAAAAGACTATGCTTCATCACAGTGGTGCTTGGAAGAGCTTGCCAAAATGATTGAATccatggaaataaataaacagaTTGTACTACCTGTTTTCTTCAATGTAGATCCATCACATGTGCGGCACCAATGTGGAGATTATGGAGATGCTTTAGCTAAACATGAAGAAAAACTCAAGGAAAACATGCTCAAGGTAAAGACCTGGAGATCTGCTATGAAAAAAGCGGCTGATTTATCAGGGTTTCATTACCCAACCAATTTTga GGATGAATCAGATCTTGTCCATGGAATCGTCGAAGACATTTGGGAAAAATTGAGCAAGTTTTGCCCACGTGAATCAAATGGTCTTGTTGGAATTGATCAAAACATTGCACGGATTCAGTCCTTATTGTTAATGGAATCAAGTGAAGTTCTTTTTGTTGGAATTTGGGGCATGGGTGGCATAGGTAAGACAACCATTGCCCGTGctgtttttgataaattttcttCTCAATACGATGGTTTATGCTTCTTGAATGTAAAAGAAGAGTTGGAACAACATGGATTGAGTCTTTTACGAGAGAAACTTATATCTGAACTATTTGAGGGAGAAGGACTCCATACAAGTGGCACAAGCAAAGCAAGATTCTTGAATTCTTCTATCAGAAGGATGGGTCGGAAAAAAGTTCTGGTTGTGCTCGATGATGTAAATACTTCTGAACAAATAAAAGATCTTGTTGGCGAACCAACTTGCTTTGGTGCAGGGAGTAGAGTGATCATAACAAGTAGAGATCAGAATGTGCTTACGAGTGGGGGTGTTCACCAAATTCATGAGGTCAAGGAAATGGACTCGCGAGATTCCCTCAAACTCTTTTGCTTAAATGCCTTCAATGAAAGCCAACCTAAAATGGGATATGAAAAACTAACTGAAGAGGTAGTTAAAATAGCCCAGGGCATTCCTTTAGCTTTAAGAGTTTTAGGTGCAGATTTCCGTTCCAGAAGCACTATAGACATGTGGGAGTCTGCATTAAGCAAAATCAAGAAGTATCCCAACAAGAAAATTCAGAGTGTGTTACGATTCAGTTTTGATGGACTGGAAGAATTAGAGAAAAAGGCATTTCTAGATATTGCATTCTTTTTCGAAGAAGACAGCAAAGACTACGTTATTACGCAACTGGATGCTTGGGGATTTTATGGTGCTGTAGGGATAGAGGTTCTCCAACGAAAAGCTCTGATAACAATTTCAAAAGACAACAGAATACAAATGCATGACTTGACACGACAAATGGGTTGCGAAATAGTTCGTCAAGAATCTATTACCAATCCAGGAAGACGCAGCCGATTGCGGGATAGTGAGGAAGTATACAATGTATTGAGACATGAGCAG gGAACTGATGAGGTGGAAGCCATGCAAATAGATGTGTCTCAAGCTATAGATTTACGCCTGGAATTAAGCACTTTTAAGAAGTTCTCAAACTTTAAAAAGATGCCTCGTCTAAGATTTCTCAAATTTTATCTCCCACTGGATCCTGAGACTGAGCGTTCATTGATGCCGCCAAGCCACGATGGAAACTTTTGGTATTTAGGATGTCAAGTTCCGTTGCTATTATCTGTAGGATGCAAAGAACTCATGACAGTTGCAAGCGAGATTCACGTAAAATGTGTCTACTACCATTTTATTGATGGCTGCTCAGATCCTTCACGACTGAACGAACTTTTAGAAACATCAACAAACTTTGGATGCTATGCAGTGGAAACATTATTGAGGTTATCCATGACGTTGAACGCATCCACTGGGCACCTCAGGAATCTTGAAAGCACAGATATGCTTGATCAACAATTTTTGACGATGCCTGATGAGCTAATTTGCTTGAGATCTACGTATTATGTTAAGCTTTACGAGAAGACCACGGGACAAGACACCAAGTTACACATTCTATTTGATGGATTTAGGTTTTATGAACGAGTATCTGCCAGGGAGTTGGATAAGGCAGCTGGTGTCCGGGGTGGTATGATGCTGATTCTTTACTGTACAGCTGCTCTCTTTCTATTCCAACTCTTAGAGAGACCCAG CACTAATTGTGCAGGCAGGGTTGGGGGACATTGA
- the LOC100795286 gene encoding phosphoserine aminotransferase 2, chloroplastic, with amino-acid sequence MSSISTSPHSHLLLPQNQNHFLSESGTHASFTPSPRPFRPISIKCTSTPAQVQTHDPLPAQTRAQERVFNFAAGPATLPETVLRRAQSELHVWRGSGMSVMEMSHRGKEFKSIIEKAESDLRTLLQIPSEYSVLFLQGGATTQFAAVPLNLCSPADAVDYIITGSWSDKAFKEAQKFSKPTIIWSGKPEKYTKVPSFEALQQNPDAKYLHICANETIHGVEYKNYPTPKNPNAVLVADMSSNFCSKPVDVSKFGVIYAGAQKNVGPSGVTIVIIRNDLIGHAQESTPIMLDYKIHAENNSLYNTPPCYGIYMCGLVFEDLLEQGGLGEVEKKNVKKAEVLYNTIDGSNGFYKCPVEKSVRSLMNVPFTLEKPELEGEFIKEAAKENMVQLKGHRSVGGMRASIYNAMPLAGVQKLVAFMKDFQARHA; translated from the coding sequence ATGTCATCAATCTCAACCTCACCTCACTCACACCTTCTTCTTCCCCAAAACCAGAATCACTTTCTCTCCGAAAGTGGGACCCACGCCTCATTCACACCCTCTCCGCGCCCTTTCCGGCCCATCTCCATTAAATGCACCTCCACCCCGGCCCAAGTTCAGACCCATGACCCCCTCCCGGCCCAAACCCGGGCCCAAGAGCGCGTCTTCAACTTCGCCGCTGGGCCCGCCACCCTCCCGGAGACCGTCCTCCGCCGCGCCCAGTCGGAGCTCCACGTCTGGCGCGGATCCGGCATGAGCGTCATGGAGATGAGCCACCGCGGCAAGGAATTCAAGTCCATCATCGAAAAAGCCGAGTCCGATCTCCGTACCCTCCTCCAAATCCCGTCGGAATATTCCGTCCTCTTCCTCCAGGGCGGCGCCACCACCCAGTTCGCCGCCGTCCCGCTCAACCTCTGTTCCCCCGCCGACGCCGTCGATTATATCATCACCGGCTCCTGGAGCGACAAGGCCTTCAAGGAGGCCCAGAAATTCTCCAAGCCCACTATAATCTGGTCTGGAAAACCCGAAAAATACACAAAGGTTCCATCTTTCGAAGCTTTGCAGCAAAACCCAGATGCAAAGTATTTACACATATGCGCAAATGAGACAATTCATGGGGTTGAGTATAAGAACTACCCAACCCCAAAGAACCCTAATGCGGTTCTTGTTGCTGACATGTCTTCAAATTTCTGTTCCAAACCCGTGGACGTGTCAAAATTTGGTGTCATCTATGCTGGCGCGCAGAAGAACGTGGGGCCCTCTGGGGTCACCATTGTGATCATAAGAAACGATCTAATCGGACATGCACAAGAATCGACCCCAATAATGCTTGATTACAAGATTCACGCCGAGAACAATTCTCTCTACAACACCCCACCGTGCTACGGGATTTACATGTGTGGGTTGGTTTTTGAGGACTTGTTGGAGCAGGGTGGGTTGGGTGAGGTTGAGAAGAAGAATGTGAAGAAAGCTGAGGTTTTGTATAACACAATTGATGGAAGCAATGGTTTTTATAAGTGTCCGGTGGAGAAGTCGGTGAGGTCGTTGATGAATGTGCCGTTTACGTTGGAGAAGCCGGAGCTGGAGGGCGAGTTTATCAAGGAGGCTGCGAAGGAGAACATGGTTCAGCTTAAAGGGCATAGGTCTGTGGGAGGTATGAGAGCTTCTATTTACAATGCTATGCCTTTGGCTGGGGTTCAGAAATTGGTCGCTTTCATGAAGGATTTTCAGGCCAGGCATGCTTAG